One genomic window of Arthrobacter caoxuetaonis includes the following:
- a CDS encoding pyridoxal phosphate-dependent aminotransferase, whose amino-acid sequence MPSNGRISERIASIAESATLAVDAKAKALKAAGRPVIGFGAGEPDFPTPGYIVDAAVAAAREPRFHRYSPAAGLPELKKAIAEKTRRDSGYVVDPSQILVTNGGKQAVYEAFATLLNPGDEVLVPTPYWTTYPEAIRLAGGIPVEVFAGPEQGYMVTVSQLDAALTDKTKVLLFVSPSNPTGAVYPAEAVAEIGMWAADHGLFVVTDEIYEHLTYDGVPFTSIATRCPELGDKVVILNGVAKTYAMTGWRVGWMIAAPDVIKAATNLQSHLSSNVSNISQMAALAAVSGPLAAVDEMKLAFDRRRKAMVEALNSIEGINCPMPEGAFYAYADVRGLLGKEFPGAAGPVRPQTSAELAALILDTVEVAVVPGEAFGPSGYLRLSYALGDEDLKTGMDRLKDFLGQAKA is encoded by the coding sequence ATGCCTTCCAACGGCCGAATCTCAGAGCGCATCGCCTCCATTGCAGAATCCGCCACCCTTGCAGTCGACGCGAAGGCCAAGGCCCTGAAAGCCGCCGGCCGCCCGGTGATCGGCTTCGGTGCGGGCGAACCGGACTTCCCCACCCCCGGCTACATCGTGGACGCCGCCGTTGCTGCTGCCCGGGAGCCGCGCTTCCACCGGTACTCCCCCGCCGCCGGACTGCCTGAACTCAAGAAGGCCATTGCCGAAAAGACCAGGCGGGACTCCGGGTACGTCGTCGACCCTTCCCAGATCCTGGTGACGAACGGCGGTAAGCAGGCCGTCTACGAGGCATTCGCCACGCTGCTTAATCCCGGCGACGAGGTTCTGGTCCCGACGCCCTACTGGACCACCTATCCCGAAGCCATCCGGCTCGCCGGGGGTATCCCGGTGGAGGTCTTCGCGGGGCCGGAACAGGGCTACATGGTGACCGTCTCACAGCTCGATGCTGCCCTGACGGACAAGACCAAGGTGCTGCTGTTCGTTTCGCCCTCCAACCCCACCGGCGCCGTCTACCCCGCCGAGGCGGTTGCGGAAATCGGCATGTGGGCCGCTGACCACGGGCTGTTCGTCGTTACCGACGAAATCTACGAACACCTGACGTACGACGGAGTGCCGTTCACGTCCATCGCCACGCGCTGCCCGGAGCTGGGCGACAAGGTCGTCATCCTCAACGGCGTGGCGAAGACGTACGCCATGACCGGCTGGCGGGTCGGATGGATGATCGCTGCACCGGACGTCATCAAGGCGGCCACGAACCTGCAGTCCCACCTTTCATCCAATGTTTCGAACATCTCCCAGATGGCCGCCCTGGCAGCAGTGTCGGGCCCGCTGGCCGCCGTCGATGAAATGAAGCTGGCGTTTGACCGCCGCCGCAAGGCCATGGTGGAGGCCCTGAATTCGATTGAGGGCATTAACTGCCCGATGCCGGAAGGCGCGTTCTACGCGTATGCCGACGTCCGCGGCCTGCTCGGGAAGGAATTCCCCGGTGCGGCGGGTCCGGTGCGTCCGCAGACCTCGGCAGAGCTTGCCGCACTGATCCTGGACACCGTGGAAGTCGCAGTCGTTCCGGGTGAGGCCTTCGGCCCCTCCGGCTACCTGCGCCTCTCCTATGCCTTGGGCGACGAAGACCTCAAAACCGGTATGGACCGGCTCAAGGACTTCCTGGGACAGGCCAAGGCCTAG
- a CDS encoding LuxR C-terminal-related transcriptional regulator yields the protein MSSPAEPISVVVVDDHAIFRSGLKADLDARIDVLAEAATVETAIAAIRRFQPQVVLLDVHLPGGSGGGGAEVLAGCADLLGSTRFLALSVSDAAEDVVTVIRAGARGYVTKTISGAEISDAVLRVADGDAVFSPRLAGFVLDAFGASTTVSVEDELDRLSVREREVMRLIARGYSYKEVAKELFISVKTVETHVSAVLRKLQLSSRHELTRWAAARRLL from the coding sequence TTGAGCAGCCCAGCAGAACCTATTTCGGTAGTGGTGGTGGACGACCACGCGATTTTCCGCTCCGGCCTCAAGGCAGACCTTGACGCGCGGATAGATGTCCTGGCTGAGGCTGCGACGGTTGAAACGGCGATTGCAGCCATCCGCCGGTTCCAGCCGCAGGTAGTACTTTTGGACGTCCACCTGCCCGGGGGCTCCGGAGGCGGCGGAGCCGAAGTCCTTGCTGGCTGCGCGGACCTGCTGGGTTCCACCCGGTTCCTGGCCCTCAGCGTCTCCGACGCAGCCGAGGACGTGGTCACCGTGATCCGCGCCGGAGCACGGGGCTACGTTACGAAAACCATTTCGGGCGCCGAGATCTCCGACGCCGTTCTCCGGGTGGCAGACGGGGACGCCGTCTTTTCGCCGCGCCTGGCAGGGTTTGTCCTCGACGCTTTCGGGGCCTCGACGACGGTCAGCGTGGAGGACGAACTGGACCGGCTCTCGGTGCGTGAACGCGAGGTCATGCGCCTGATAGCCCGGGGCTACAGCTACAAAGAGGTAGCGAAGGAGCTGTTTATTTCCGTCAAGACTGTGGAGACCCACGTTTCCGCAGTCCTGCGGAAGCTGCAGCTCTCCTCACGCCACGAACTGACGAGGTGGGCTGCAGCCCGCAGGCTGCTCTAG
- a CDS encoding ATP-binding protein, which translates to MRPPLLRSQQKVVAGVCPGLAAHLGLPVRTVRLLMVLLSLLAGAGVVLYAWLWIMVPTAEEKAAAGEHNPRSVAENFARYLQQGQGDRSGAGTAVLGSREILIGVGLLLAAAAIVAQALGASINLQILLPFAVIVAGAVLAWSQLDASRRAGLVAGAGGDRKMGLFRLVTGLVLVIAGFLLVISGSFTWDVLLAASLASLAVLAGIALVLAPWAVKSWRAFHAERAGRIRQTERAEIAAHLHDSVLQTLALIQNRAGSEADVVKLARAQERELRQWLYADPEKGTGTVADALKAAAAEVEDAYGHPVDFVAVGTAELTEQSSALVQAARAALFNAAQHAGGQISLYLECRPEAAEVFVRDRGSGFDPAAVPQDRLGVRESIIGRMTRNGGTAKVRSSADGTEIHLALPLAGADVPVEPKRETENS; encoded by the coding sequence ATGAGACCGCCCTTGCTCCGTTCCCAGCAGAAGGTAGTGGCAGGCGTCTGCCCGGGCCTGGCTGCCCACTTGGGATTGCCGGTGCGGACAGTCCGCCTCCTGATGGTGCTGCTGTCCCTCCTGGCCGGTGCCGGCGTCGTCCTCTACGCATGGCTCTGGATCATGGTGCCTACCGCCGAGGAAAAGGCAGCTGCCGGGGAACATAATCCGCGCAGTGTGGCGGAGAACTTCGCCCGCTATCTTCAGCAGGGCCAGGGAGACCGTTCCGGTGCCGGGACCGCCGTATTGGGCAGCCGGGAAATCCTGATCGGCGTCGGACTGCTCCTGGCGGCCGCTGCGATCGTCGCCCAGGCCCTTGGCGCCTCAATCAACCTGCAGATCCTGCTTCCCTTCGCGGTAATCGTGGCAGGTGCTGTCCTCGCCTGGTCCCAGCTGGACGCCAGCAGGAGGGCCGGACTGGTTGCCGGAGCGGGAGGGGACCGGAAAATGGGCCTGTTCCGGCTGGTGACCGGGCTGGTCCTGGTGATCGCCGGCTTCCTGCTGGTGATTTCCGGGTCCTTTACCTGGGATGTCCTGCTGGCTGCGTCCCTGGCTTCCCTGGCCGTGCTGGCCGGCATCGCGCTGGTGCTGGCACCGTGGGCCGTGAAGTCCTGGCGGGCCTTCCATGCTGAACGGGCCGGCCGGATCCGCCAGACCGAACGCGCCGAGATTGCCGCGCACCTTCACGACTCGGTCCTCCAGACACTGGCCTTGATCCAGAACCGGGCAGGTTCCGAGGCTGACGTCGTCAAGCTCGCCCGGGCACAGGAGCGTGAACTGCGCCAGTGGCTTTATGCGGACCCGGAAAAGGGCACAGGCACCGTGGCTGACGCCCTTAAGGCCGCGGCCGCCGAGGTGGAAGACGCGTACGGACACCCGGTGGACTTTGTTGCCGTGGGGACGGCGGAGCTGACGGAACAGAGTTCGGCGCTGGTCCAGGCCGCCAGGGCAGCCCTCTTCAACGCAGCCCAGCACGCCGGCGGACAGATCTCCCTGTACCTCGAATGCCGGCCCGAGGCGGCTGAAGTGTTCGTCCGCGACCGGGGCAGCGGCTTTGATCCGGCCGCCGTGCCCCAGGACCGCCTGGGCGTACGGGAATCGATCATCGGGCGCATGACCCGGAACGGCGGGACAGCGAAGGTGCGGAGCAGTGCAGACGGCACCGAGATACATTTGGCATTGCCACTGGCCGGCGCCGACGTCCCGGTGGAACCGAAACGGGAAACGGAGAACAGTTGA
- a CDS encoding PspC domain-containing protein, which produces MNTHPSEPSNGHHPAPGPNTPPVHPSGGAQQNSFFTWLRQLGLQRSRDRWIGGVAGGIAQRTGLDPILVRGLVILLSLFGIGVVLYGVAWALLPEPDGRIHLEQAIRGTWTAGMTGALTFTILGFSGPGLSFLADDGWLGPIFWGLFWVAAVILVIYWATTRNGRPGPAGTPPGVPGTDTRRPAAPAQPAWPSAESPAAGPSPEATAGFPPAAGYPGPDAPTMPLPFPSGATAYPGQPHRDSGYGYMPAPPPQPAKAPSTSPPASWAALICGFALLAAGTLLALDYTGIYALGAPVAVALASAGVVLGLGVAALGAAGRSSGIAGGLGVLALVGALLFSGNYAYRNLVVANESTWNAEQSSSAAEGYSVIAADGALDLRGIAGDLKDGDVIVPVSVAAGDLTILVPDDVPVSVYGEVAMGEVELEYGGTLATFGGLWVGDQERQLNPNATGNRIVIQIKGVASHVLVTTNESSLNQ; this is translated from the coding sequence ATGAACACGCACCCTTCCGAGCCCTCCAACGGGCACCACCCCGCCCCCGGGCCCAACACCCCGCCCGTTCACCCGAGCGGCGGAGCGCAGCAGAATTCTTTCTTCACCTGGCTTCGGCAGCTGGGCCTCCAACGCTCCCGGGACCGCTGGATTGGCGGAGTGGCCGGCGGAATTGCGCAGCGGACCGGCCTTGATCCAATCCTCGTCCGCGGCCTCGTCATCCTGCTCTCCCTCTTCGGGATCGGTGTGGTCCTCTACGGCGTCGCCTGGGCACTGCTGCCCGAGCCGGACGGCCGGATCCACCTGGAGCAGGCGATCCGCGGAACATGGACTGCGGGTATGACCGGCGCCCTGACCTTCACCATTCTTGGTTTCAGCGGCCCGGGCCTTTCCTTCTTGGCCGATGACGGCTGGCTGGGACCGATCTTCTGGGGACTCTTCTGGGTCGCTGCCGTAATCCTCGTCATCTACTGGGCCACAACGCGGAACGGACGGCCCGGTCCCGCCGGTACGCCGCCCGGGGTACCGGGAACGGACACACGCCGCCCTGCCGCGCCGGCCCAACCGGCGTGGCCGTCCGCAGAGTCTCCCGCAGCGGGCCCGTCCCCCGAGGCAACCGCCGGTTTCCCTCCTGCCGCCGGATACCCGGGTCCGGATGCGCCTACCATGCCGCTTCCCTTCCCCTCCGGAGCTACGGCCTACCCGGGGCAGCCGCACCGGGACAGCGGTTACGGCTACATGCCAGCCCCGCCGCCGCAGCCTGCCAAAGCCCCCAGCACTTCGCCCCCGGCGTCGTGGGCTGCACTGATCTGCGGATTCGCGCTTCTCGCGGCGGGGACCCTGCTGGCACTGGATTACACGGGCATTTACGCCCTCGGGGCCCCGGTAGCCGTCGCCCTCGCCAGCGCAGGAGTAGTCCTTGGCCTCGGCGTCGCGGCACTCGGCGCGGCCGGCAGGTCCTCCGGCATCGCCGGAGGACTGGGAGTCCTCGCCTTGGTCGGAGCGCTGCTGTTCAGCGGCAACTATGCCTACCGGAACCTGGTGGTCGCAAACGAGTCCACCTGGAACGCTGAACAGTCCAGCAGTGCAGCGGAGGGCTACAGCGTGATCGCCGCGGACGGCGCCCTGGACCTGCGTGGTATCGCCGGTGACCTCAAGGACGGTGATGTCATTGTTCCGGTGAGTGTCGCCGCGGGGGACCTCACCATCCTGGTGCCCGACGATGTTCCGGTCTCGGTCTACGGCGAAGTGGCAATGGGCGAAGTGGAGCTGGAGTACGGCGGAACACTTGCCACGTTCGGCGGCCTGTGGGTCGGTGACCAGGAGCGGCAGCTGAACCCCAACGCAACCGGCAACCGGATCGTCATCCAGATCAAGGGTGTCGCCAGCCACGTCCTGGTGACCACGAACGAAAGCAGCCTCAACCAATGA
- a CDS encoding PspC domain-containing protein: MEKFYDVLRSSPIKRARGGWVAGICAGIAQKFGWDVSLVRIGVLLSFLLPFIGIGTYLVAWLLLPTTDGTIALQKLIRS; the protein is encoded by the coding sequence ATGGAAAAGTTCTATGACGTACTCCGTTCTTCCCCCATCAAGCGTGCCCGCGGCGGCTGGGTAGCCGGCATCTGCGCCGGAATCGCCCAGAAGTTTGGCTGGGACGTCTCCCTGGTGCGCATCGGCGTGCTGCTGAGCTTCCTGCTGCCTTTTATCGGTATCGGCACCTACCTGGTGGCCTGGCTTCTCCTGCCAACCACCGACGGCACGATCGCGCTGCAGAAACTCATCCGCAGCTAA
- a CDS encoding 6-phosphofructokinase — MKIGILTSGGDCPGLNAVIRGAVLNGIKTHDAEFVGFLDGWRGVVDGDIIDLPRTRVRGISKQGGTILGTSRTNPFEGPNGGPENIKATMDRLGIDAVIAIGGEGTLAAAQRLTDAGLHIVGVPKTVDNDLDATDFTFGFDTAVQIATEAIDRLRTTGESHHRCMVAEVMGRHVGWIALHSGMAAGAHAILIPEKPVSLDQIAQWVNDARERGRAPLVVVAEGFVTTDMEAPHSERGLDAFGRPRLGGIGELLAPEIEARTGIETRAAVLGHIQRGGVPTAFDRVLATRLGMAAVDSVMEGLWGTMVSLHGTDIVRVGFEKALGNLKTVPESRYEEAAILFG; from the coding sequence ATGAAGATCGGCATTCTCACCAGTGGGGGCGACTGCCCCGGACTCAACGCGGTGATCCGCGGAGCAGTGCTCAACGGCATCAAGACGCACGACGCCGAGTTTGTTGGCTTCCTCGACGGGTGGCGCGGTGTCGTTGACGGGGACATCATTGACCTTCCCCGGACAAGGGTCCGCGGCATTTCCAAACAGGGCGGCACCATTCTGGGCACCTCCCGCACCAACCCCTTCGAAGGTCCCAACGGGGGCCCGGAGAACATCAAGGCAACGATGGACCGTCTCGGCATCGACGCAGTGATCGCCATCGGCGGGGAGGGAACACTCGCTGCCGCCCAGCGGCTCACCGATGCCGGCCTGCATATCGTCGGCGTCCCCAAGACAGTCGACAACGACCTCGACGCAACAGACTTCACTTTCGGTTTTGACACAGCGGTCCAGATCGCGACGGAAGCGATTGACCGGCTCCGCACCACGGGTGAATCGCACCACCGCTGCATGGTCGCGGAGGTAATGGGACGCCACGTCGGCTGGATCGCCCTGCATTCCGGAATGGCCGCCGGCGCGCACGCGATCCTGATTCCCGAGAAGCCCGTCAGCCTGGACCAAATAGCGCAATGGGTCAACGATGCCCGTGAGCGCGGCCGTGCTCCCCTGGTGGTTGTCGCCGAAGGCTTCGTCACCACGGACATGGAAGCCCCCCACTCCGAGCGCGGACTCGATGCCTTCGGCCGCCCGCGCCTCGGCGGGATCGGCGAGCTGCTGGCCCCGGAGATCGAAGCCCGCACCGGCATCGAAACAAGGGCTGCGGTACTGGGACACATCCAGCGCGGCGGGGTGCCCACTGCCTTTGACCGGGTGCTGGCGACCCGGCTGGGCATGGCAGCCGTGGACTCCGTGATGGAGGGCCTGTGGGGCACCATGGTTTCGCTCCATGGAACGGATATAGTCCGGGTTGGATTCGAAAAAGCGCTCGGCAACCTCAAGACCGTTCCGGAGAGCCGCTACGAGGAAGCTGCCATCCTTTTTGGTTAG
- a CDS encoding GNAT family N-acetyltransferase, whose translation MDLDPGTVAIIQLAWSRRLGLDDDALAAADRHERIYDVHDEAQEVSFVKLFGREVFSGPGWAAKQVRSISGAELSSDAALLRLSHHHGGCAMATEYLYYADSFPPVPPAEELAVAQEPHIAEALERLCPPDDVIEAKLSHRDSLFVLVDDSDGNSPVPVAGAGYSIRDGILADVAALTAPGLRMRGLGSYVTSIAVEDAMAAGLIPQSRIPSNNVGATRTAAGAGFVPAGMRSSVSLTA comes from the coding sequence ATGGACCTTGACCCCGGCACTGTTGCCATCATTCAGCTCGCATGGTCCCGCAGGCTGGGACTCGACGACGACGCCCTGGCGGCCGCGGACCGCCACGAGCGCATCTACGACGTCCATGACGAGGCCCAGGAAGTTTCGTTCGTCAAGCTGTTTGGACGCGAAGTCTTTTCCGGTCCGGGATGGGCGGCAAAGCAGGTCCGCTCCATCAGCGGAGCCGAACTGAGCAGCGATGCAGCGCTTTTACGGCTTTCCCACCACCACGGCGGCTGCGCAATGGCCACCGAGTACCTGTACTACGCCGATTCTTTTCCCCCGGTTCCCCCCGCCGAAGAACTCGCTGTCGCCCAGGAACCGCACATCGCTGAAGCCCTGGAGCGGCTCTGCCCCCCGGACGACGTCATCGAAGCGAAGCTCTCGCACCGGGATTCGCTGTTTGTGCTGGTGGATGACTCTGACGGGAACAGTCCGGTCCCGGTTGCCGGCGCCGGCTACAGCATCAGGGACGGTATCCTGGCTGACGTCGCCGCGCTGACAGCGCCGGGCCTGCGGATGCGCGGGCTGGGTTCCTATGTCACCAGCATTGCGGTCGAAGATGCCATGGCGGCAGGGCTGATTCCGCAGTCACGCATTCCGTCGAACAACGTCGGGGCGACACGGACGGCTGCAGGCGCAGGGTTCGTCCCGGCGGGCATGCGGTCCTCCGTGTCCCTGACCGCCTAG
- a CDS encoding ankyrin repeat domain-containing protein, with the protein MTDSPDTAQDGMDADMLELAERLFNAAREGDTGLLRTYVTAGVPATLTNSAGDSLLMLAAYHGHADAVALLVELGADVNTLNDRGQSPLAGAVFKGCADVVRVLAEAGADPDAGNPSARATAAYFQRTDLLSGTA; encoded by the coding sequence ATGACAGATTCCCCTGACACAGCACAGGACGGCATGGATGCCGACATGCTGGAGCTGGCCGAACGCCTGTTCAACGCGGCACGTGAGGGAGACACCGGGCTCCTGCGAACGTACGTCACGGCCGGTGTGCCGGCCACTCTGACCAACTCGGCAGGCGATTCCCTGCTGATGCTTGCTGCCTACCACGGCCACGCAGACGCTGTTGCGCTGCTGGTGGAGCTGGGTGCGGACGTCAATACGCTCAATGACCGCGGGCAGTCTCCGCTGGCCGGCGCCGTCTTCAAGGGATGCGCGGACGTCGTCCGTGTCCTCGCTGAAGCGGGAGCCGACCCGGACGCGGGTAACCCCTCGGCCCGCGCAACAGCTGCTTACTTCCAGCGGACGGACCTGCTCTCCGGAACTGCCTAG
- a CDS encoding YgfZ/GcvT domain-containing protein → MSIKSPLLTRSGAVEAGAPDSGIAAHYGDPLREQRALARGEAVTDLSNRGVLTVEGPDRLSWLNTLSSQQLLSLEPGESTELLLLSVQGRIEHDARVLDDGERTWLIVEGNEAPVLASWLQSMKFMLRVDVRDVSADWAVAGSVAAVPAWSGYLTWIDPWPKVGPGGFAYTETPEETHPGLERSWYEYLIPRASLEEAVAASGRTLAGAMAAEALRIAAWRPRLGMETDDKAIPHELDLIRTAVHLAKGCYKGQETVARVHNLGHPPRRLVFLQLDGSQHTLPAAGAAVKFGERTVGRVTSVAQHYEMGAVALAVIKRSVDPEAALTVDDEGELYAAAQELIVSPDAGQAVGRPSGLLRTPRARS, encoded by the coding sequence ATGAGCATCAAGAGCCCTCTCCTGACCCGTTCCGGCGCCGTCGAAGCCGGTGCCCCGGATTCCGGCATCGCGGCCCACTACGGGGACCCCCTGCGTGAACAGCGTGCCCTGGCCCGCGGCGAGGCCGTCACCGACCTTTCCAACCGGGGAGTTCTCACGGTCGAAGGACCGGACCGCCTGAGCTGGCTGAACACGCTCTCCTCGCAGCAGCTGCTTTCCCTCGAGCCGGGAGAGAGTACAGAGCTGCTGCTGCTGAGTGTCCAGGGGCGCATTGAGCATGACGCCCGCGTGCTCGACGACGGCGAACGCACCTGGCTCATTGTGGAAGGGAACGAAGCGCCGGTCCTGGCATCGTGGCTGCAGAGCATGAAGTTCATGCTCCGGGTTGACGTCCGGGACGTCAGCGCCGACTGGGCCGTTGCGGGCTCTGTTGCCGCAGTGCCGGCGTGGTCCGGCTACCTCACCTGGATCGACCCGTGGCCCAAGGTTGGCCCGGGGGGATTTGCCTACACGGAGACTCCGGAGGAAACGCATCCGGGCCTTGAACGCTCCTGGTATGAATACCTGATTCCGCGTGCTTCCCTGGAGGAAGCTGTTGCCGCGTCCGGGCGCACGCTGGCCGGAGCCATGGCAGCAGAGGCGCTGCGCATCGCGGCCTGGCGCCCCCGGCTCGGCATGGAAACGGACGACAAAGCCATTCCGCACGAACTCGACCTGATCCGCACTGCAGTCCATCTGGCCAAGGGCTGTTACAAGGGCCAGGAAACAGTGGCACGTGTCCACAACCTCGGCCACCCGCCCCGCAGGCTGGTTTTCCTGCAACTGGACGGGTCCCAGCACACCCTTCCGGCCGCCGGAGCTGCCGTGAAGTTCGGCGAGCGGACCGTCGGACGCGTGACGTCGGTGGCCCAGCACTATGAGATGGGCGCCGTGGCCCTGGCTGTTATCAAGCGCTCGGTAGACCCCGAAGCCGCACTGACCGTCGATGACGAGGGCGAACTGTACGCCGCAGCCCAGGAACTGATTGTTTCCCCGGACGCCGGACAGGCAGTCGGCCGCCCGTCCGGGTTGCTGCGTACGCCACGGGCGCGCAGCTGA
- a CDS encoding FABP family protein, giving the protein MPMEIPTDLTPELVPLSWLLGVWEGTGRLGEGDAESEHFSQRVTFTQNGLPYLQYTAESWLTDEEGTVLRPLAVETGFWALDRPLNDADGGPGLIPADIVPAMRSADEVEQLRNDDGGFDITATIVHPGGIAELYYGQIKGPQIQLSTDLVMRGVNSKEYTAATRIYGLVNGDLYWRWDVAAEGKALEAHASAILKKQP; this is encoded by the coding sequence ATGCCCATGGAGATCCCCACTGACCTGACACCTGAACTGGTGCCGCTTTCCTGGCTCCTCGGAGTGTGGGAAGGAACAGGTCGGCTCGGTGAAGGCGATGCCGAATCTGAGCACTTTTCGCAGCGTGTCACCTTTACGCAGAACGGCCTGCCCTACCTGCAGTACACAGCGGAGAGCTGGCTGACGGACGAGGAAGGCACGGTCCTGCGGCCATTGGCCGTGGAAACGGGCTTCTGGGCCCTGGACCGCCCCCTGAACGACGCCGACGGCGGCCCGGGCCTGATTCCCGCGGACATTGTTCCCGCGATGCGCAGCGCTGATGAGGTGGAACAGCTGCGCAATGACGACGGCGGCTTCGACATCACCGCCACGATCGTGCATCCCGGCGGAATCGCTGAACTGTACTACGGGCAGATCAAAGGTCCGCAGATCCAGCTGAGCACCGACCTCGTCATGCGCGGCGTCAACTCCAAGGAATACACTGCGGCCACCCGCATCTACGGGCTGGTCAACGGCGATCTTTACTGGCGCTGGGACGTAGCCGCAGAGGGCAAGGCCCTTGAAGCGCACGCCTCCGCCATCCTGAAAAAGCAGCCCTAG
- a CDS encoding winged helix-turn-helix transcriptional regulator — protein MSHILLLTNSAGSSVEILPALELLNHKVHIVPAEPTALLDIEPCEVVLVDARKDLVGARSLTQLLKATGLGAPLILVLTEGGMAAVAANWLADDVVLDTAGPAELEARLRLAVSRSNAAAEDTGTEIHASGVVIDEASYTARVSGTALNLTYKEFELLKYLAQHPGRVFTRDQLLHEVWGYDYYGGTRTVDVHVRRLRAKLGPDHENLIGTVRNVGYRFARSRTAEEQTATAGREG, from the coding sequence ATGTCGCACATTCTGCTCCTGACCAACAGTGCCGGGTCATCAGTTGAAATCCTGCCTGCCCTGGAACTCCTGAACCACAAGGTCCACATAGTCCCGGCCGAACCGACTGCGCTGCTGGATATCGAGCCGTGCGAAGTTGTACTTGTTGATGCCCGCAAAGACCTGGTCGGGGCGCGGTCGCTAACTCAGCTGCTCAAGGCCACCGGACTCGGCGCACCGCTGATCCTGGTCCTGACCGAAGGCGGCATGGCCGCTGTGGCAGCGAACTGGCTGGCCGACGACGTCGTCCTGGACACCGCCGGTCCGGCCGAGCTGGAAGCCCGGCTGCGCCTGGCCGTCTCCCGGTCCAACGCCGCCGCCGAGGACACGGGCACCGAAATCCATGCCTCCGGCGTCGTCATCGATGAGGCAAGCTACACCGCCCGCGTCAGCGGCACGGCGCTGAACCTCACATATAAGGAGTTCGAACTCCTGAAGTACCTTGCCCAGCATCCGGGCCGGGTCTTCACCCGCGACCAGCTGCTGCACGAAGTCTGGGGGTACGACTACTACGGAGGCACCCGAACCGTCGACGTGCACGTCCGGCGCCTCCGCGCCAAGCTGGGGCCGGACCACGAAAACCTGATCGGCACCGTGCGCAACGTCGGCTACCGGTTCGCACGCTCACGGACAGCTGAAGAGCAGACGGCCACCGCCGGACGCGAGGGCTGA
- the mshD gene encoding mycothiol synthase: protein MSENPLTTWPILTTRGTPDEGSLRGILELAGAAAEADGNPPLSEQTLVDLRAADADPDHLRVYSTFAHDDHSDPSTAQELAGVAVLSGDPADPDAGVLELVVHPNYRNKGVGSALARAVREDTGRDYKAWSHGNHEAAVRLAAHFGYRPVRELWRMRLTRDSLKAELPAPSLPDGVVLRSFEPGRDEDAWLKANAAAFAHHPEQGAMTRADLAARMEEPWFDPAGFLLAVREDDGELLGFHWTKVHPRMGSHPAMGEVYVVGVTPEAQGTGLGKALTLAGIRHLHDAGLDAVMLYVDADNAPAVALYRRLGFVRWDVDVMYAAE from the coding sequence ATGAGCGAGAATCCCCTGACCACATGGCCTATCCTCACTACCCGCGGCACTCCTGACGAAGGTTCACTGCGCGGCATCCTGGAGCTTGCCGGCGCTGCCGCCGAGGCTGACGGAAACCCCCCGCTCTCGGAACAGACCCTGGTGGACCTGCGGGCAGCTGACGCAGACCCGGACCATCTGCGTGTCTATTCCACCTTCGCCCATGACGACCACTCCGATCCCTCCACTGCCCAGGAACTCGCCGGCGTCGCCGTCCTCAGCGGTGATCCCGCAGATCCGGACGCCGGTGTCCTGGAACTCGTGGTGCATCCGAACTACCGCAACAAGGGCGTGGGATCGGCACTGGCCCGTGCCGTACGGGAAGACACCGGCCGGGATTACAAGGCCTGGTCCCACGGCAACCATGAGGCAGCCGTCAGGCTGGCTGCCCACTTCGGCTACCGTCCGGTGCGTGAACTGTGGCGGATGCGCCTCACCCGCGATTCCCTCAAGGCGGAGCTGCCCGCCCCGTCCCTGCCCGACGGCGTCGTGCTGCGTTCCTTCGAACCCGGGCGCGACGAAGATGCCTGGCTGAAGGCCAACGCTGCAGCCTTCGCGCACCACCCGGAACAGGGCGCCATGACCCGCGCGGACCTGGCGGCGCGGATGGAAGAGCCGTGGTTTGATCCTGCCGGGTTCCTGCTGGCGGTCCGCGAAGACGACGGCGAACTGCTGGGCTTCCACTGGACAAAGGTCCACCCCCGCATGGGCAGCCATCCGGCAATGGGCGAGGTGTACGTCGTGGGGGTCACCCCCGAAGCGCAGGGCACCGGCCTGGGCAAGGCCCTGACACTGGCCGGTATCAGGCACCTGCATGATGCCGGGCTGGACGCCGTCATGCTCTACGTCGATGCGGACAACGCCCCCGCGGTTGCGCTCTACCGGAGGCTCGGCTTCGTCCGCTGGGATGTCGACGTGATGTACGCGGCGGAATAG